GCGAGCGATTTTATCCCGCTGGCGCACGAAGTTAAGCAGCGCGGCTTTTTGCTCAAGGTTGATACCAACGGCTCAAATCCGCAAAAGATCGAAGATGCGCTAAGCCTAGGGCTGATCGATTATATAGCGCTTGATTTTAAGGCGCCGCGGCAGGATTTTGAGCTCATTACAAAGTCAAATTTATATGATAGATTTCTGCAAACTCTTAGGCTTTTGCTGCGGCAAAATTTTAAATTTGAGGTGCGAACGACCGTGCATGCCGATTTTTTAAACGAAGCGAAGGTCGAGCAGATGGCGCAAATTTTATGGAGCGAGGGCTACCGCGGCGTCTATTATCTACAAAACTTCCTGCCCACCGGCGATAATTTCGGCAATTTAAGCGCGCCGCTTGCAAGCTTTGATCCGAGCAAAATTCGTACCGATCTAAAGATCGAACTTCGAAATTTTGATTAAATTTACGCTGCCGCGCGCGTCTTACCGCGATGAACGCGATGAAATTTTTCTAGCGCGCATTGTCCGGCATATATTG
This window of the uncultured Campylobacter sp. genome carries:
- a CDS encoding anaerobic ribonucleoside-triphosphate reductase activating protein, whose product is MQQTHTKPPQALNLRNAQIYEITPFTMLDFPDHIAAIAWFCGCNMRCNYCYNPQIVTSRGKISNEEFLRFLDVRAGKLQGIVFSGGECTCASDFIPLAHEVKQRGFLLKVDTNGSNPQKIEDALSLGLIDYIALDFKAPRQDFELITKSNLYDRFLQTLRLLLRQNFKFEVRTTVHADFLNEAKVEQMAQILWSEGYRGVYYLQNFLPTGDNFGNLSAPLASFDPSKIRTDLKIELRNFD